Part of the Listeria innocua genome is shown below.
TGCTTGTAATGACGAAACAACGAATTTTTTCGATGAATGGAATAATTACATTACTATTAATGTGGTTAGTTGTCGTGCCAGATAGATATTTGGACTTTTTAGATAAACTGCATATTACTGAAATGGAAGTTATTTTTATTTTAATGGCACTTTTACTTGCTAATACGGTGTTTTCTCGCAATAAATTCCATTTTGATCAAGTTGGAATTTGTATGGTTGCTGCTTTTTATACTGGATTTGGGTTCCATTATTTAGCACTAACTCGGGAAGCTGGATTAATGTACGTCCTTTTTGCATTATTTATTGTGTGGTCAACCGATACGGGGGCTTATTTTATTGGGAAAGCAATTGGCAAGCATAAATTAGCACCAAATGTTAGTCCTAATAAGACGGTAGAAGGTTTTATCGGTGGGATTGTTTGCGCACTTGTAATTGCAGGAGGTTTTTATTATTTTGCAGAACTACCAGGAAATATAGCACTTGTTTTGGCGCTTCTAGTATTTTTATCTATTTTTGGTCAACTGGGAGATTTAGTAGAGTCAGCCTTGAAACGATTTTACGGTGTTAAAGATTCTGGGAAAATCTTACCTGGACACGGCGGTATTTTAGACAGATTTGATAGTTTGTTATTCGTATTACCTCTGCTACATATACTTCAAATTATTTAATTGGAGATGGGATAATGAAAAAAATTATTTTACTGGGCGCAACTGGTTCTATTGGAACGCAAACACTTACAATTATTCGAGAAAATCCGGAAAAATTTCAACTTGTTGCTTTTAGTTTTGGACGTAATATTGAGCGCGGCCGGGCAATTATTCAAGAATTTAAACCTAAAATGGTAGCTGTTTGGCATACGAGAGACCGTGTGACACTGGAATCTGAATTTCCTGATGTGAAGTTTTTTAATGGTTTAGATGGACTTAGAGAAGTAGCAACATACCTAGATGGGGACGTTCTTTTAAATGCTGTTATGGGGAGTGTTGGGTTATTACCGACTCTAGATGCTATTGAAGCTGGTAAGGCAATCGCTATAGCAAACAAAGAGACACTTGTTACAGCAGGACATTTAGTTATGCAAGCTGCAAAAGAAAAGAACATTTCACTACTACCTGTTGATAGTGAACATTCTGCTATTTTACAAGCATTAAACGGTGAAAATCGGGAAAGAATTGAGAAAATCATTCTAACTGCGAGTGGTGGTAGTTTCCGAGATAAAACGCGGGAACAACTTAGCGAAGTTACAGTAAAAGAAGCTTTAAAACATCCTAATTGGAACATGGGTAATAAATTAACCATTGATTCAGCTACGATGTTTAATAAAGGCTTAGAAGTAATGGAAGCGCACTGGCTGTTTGGTGTGGATTATGACGATATTGAAGTAGTCATTCAGCGTGAAAGTATTGTTCATTCTATGGTTCAATTCGTGGACGGAAGCTTTATTGCGCAACTAGGCACACCGGATATGCGGATGCCTATTCAATATGCGTTAACTTATCCCGATAGACTTTCTATTCCATACGAAAAAGAATTCCGGATTACTGATTTTTCAGCGCTTCATTTTGAAGAAGTGAATTATGAAAGATTTCCGGCATTGAAACTCGCGTATAATGCTGGTAAAATAGGTGGAACAATGCCGACAGTTTTGAATGCGGCAAATGAAATTGCTGTTGCTGGCTTTTTAAATGGGCAAGTCGCTTTTTATAATATTGAAGCGCTTGTTGAAAATGCAATGAACCGTCATACTAGTATTTCTAATCCTAACTTGGATACTATTTTACAAGTTGATCAAGAAACACGAGCGTATGTAAAGACACTTTTATAGAGGTGAAGCTATTTTGACAACTATTATTGCTTTTATTTTCGTTTTCGGACTGATTGTATTTTTCCATGAGCTGGGTCACTTCTTGTTTGCAAAACGAGCTGGCATTATGGTCAAAGATTTTTCGATTGGCTTCGGACCGAAAATTTTTGCTTATCGGAAAAAAGAAACGCAGTATACCATTCGTTTACTACCAATTGGTGGCTATGTTCGAATGGCCGGGGAAGACGGGGAAGAAATTGAGCTAAAACCTGGTTACCGAGTAGGGCTTGAATTAACTCCAGAAGAAACTGTTAGCAAAATTATCGTTAACGGTAAGGATCAATATGTCAACGCCCAACCGATTGAAGTTTCTCTATGTGATTTAGAGAAAGAACTATTTATCGAAGGCTATGAAGACTATGACGACACGAAGAAAGTCCGGTACCAAGTAGAACGTAATGCACTTGTTATTGATGGTAAAATCGAAACGATGATTACGCCATATGACCGTTCTTTTAATGCAAAATCTTTAGGAAACCGGGCGATGACTATTTTTGCGGGCCCGCTGTTCAACTTTATTTTAGCAATTTTAATTTTTACCGCACTTGCTTTTGTTCAAGGTGGGGTCCCGAGTACCGATAATACACTTGGTAACATAATGCCGGATGGGGCAGCTGCACAAGCCGGTCTAGAAAAAGGAGACGAGGTTCTTTCTATTAATGGTAAAGAAACAAAGTCTTGGACAGATATTGTTCAAAGTGTTTCTGAAAACCCGGGAAAAACACTTGATTTCAAAATAGATCGCGATGGAAAAACACAAGATATTGATGTGAAACCGGCGACGCAAAAAGAAAATGGTAAAGAAGTTGGGAAAATTGGAGTAGAAACACCGATGGACACTTCATTTACTGCTAAAATAACCAATGGCTTCACGCAAACATGGAACTGGATTGTTCAAATATTTACGATTCTGGGTAACATGTTTACTGGTGGATTTTCACTGGATATGCTAAATGGGCCAGTTGGTATTTATACAAGTACGCAACAAGTAGTTCAATACGGATTTATGACCGTGTTAAACTGGACTGCTGTTTTAAGTATTAACTTAGGAATTGTTAACTTATTACCGTTACCAGCACTTGATGGTGGACGCTTGATGTTCTTCTTATACGAACTCGTTCGCGGGAAACCAATCGATCCTAAAAAAGAAGGTATTATCCATTTTGCTGGATTTGCACTTTTGATGGTTCTGATGATACTTGTGACATGGAACGATATACAACGAGCATTTTTCTAAAAAGAGAAAGACTAATAAAGGGAAAAAGGGGTGTTTTAAATGCGTCAAACGATGACATTTATACCAACATTAAAAGAAGTTCCAGCTGATGCGGAAGTAAAGAGTCACCAATTACTTCTTCGCGCTGGTTTTATTAGACAAGTAGCGAGTGGGATTTACAGTTATTTACCACTTGCGACATTAACATTAAGAAAAATTGAAGCAATTGTCCGCGAAGAATTAGAAGCAATTGGTGCTGCAGAAATGCTTATGCCTGCGCTTCAACCTGCGGAACTATGGCATGAATCTGGTCGTTGGGCTGATTATGGTCCAGAACTAATGCGTTTAAAAGATCGTGCCGCTCGTGATTTTGTGCTCGGACCAACCCATGAAGAATTGATTACGTCCCTTTTACGTGATGAAATTAAATCTTATAAACGTTTACCAATTACGTTATATCAAATCCAAACAAAATTCCGTGATGAAAAACGTCCGCGCTTCGGTCTGTTACGTGGACGGGAATTTATTATGAAAGATGCGTATTCATTCCATGCGACAAGTGAAAGCTTAGATGAAACATTTGAGCTAATGCACCAAGCTTATTCTAATATCTTTAGTCGTTGCGGCCTTGAATTCCGTTCTGTTATTGCAGATTCTGGTTCAATTGGCGGAAATGAATCCAAAGAATTTATGGCATTATCTGATATTGGCGAAGATACCATTGCTTATAGCGATGCTTCTGACTATGCAGCAAACACAGAGATGGCTCCTGTTTTATATATGGAGAAAAAATCGCATGAACTTGAGAAAGAACTTGAAAAAGTAGCAACAGAAAATCAAAAAACTATTGCTGATATTGTTGAATTTTTAGAAGTTCCTATTGAGAAAACAATGAAATCAATGCTTTATCAAGTAGATGAAGAAGTGATTATGGTCTTAGTTCGTGGTGACCATGAAGTAAATGATATTAAAATTAAAAATGCTTTAGATGCAACAAATGTCGAATTAGTAGACCCAAATGTGGCATTTGAATTACTCGGTGCTAATTTTGGTTCCCTAGGGCCAATCGGTGTTCCTGAAAAAATTCGTGTCTTTGCTGATAATGCAGTAAAAGATATTGTTAATGCTGTAGCTGGAGCAAATGAAGATGGTTATCATTATGTTAATGTTAATCCAAATCGTGATTTTGAAGTTACAAGTTATTTTGACTTGCGTATGATTCAAGCAGGCGATTTGTCTCCTGATGGTCAGGGCGTTATCAAGTTTGCAGAGGGTATTGAAGTTGGTCATATTTTCAAACTTGGTACTAAATATAGTGAAGCAATGAATGCGACTATTTTAGATGAAAACGGTCGTGCACAACCAATTATTATGGGTTGCTATGGTATTGGTTTGTCTCGAATTTTATCTGCTATTGCTGAACAATCCAATGATGAAAATGGTCTTGTATGGGATAAGCAAATTAGCCCATTTGATTTACATTTAATTCCTGTTAATATGAAGAGTGAAGAGCAAGTTGCATTTGCAGAATCACTTTACGACTCGTTACAAAAAGCAGGATTTAGCGTACTAATAGACGACCGGACTGAACGTGCTGGCGTTAAGTTTGCGGATGCTGACTTAATCGGTCTACCAATTCGTATTACGGTTGGTAAAAAAGCCGCAGAAGGTATCGTTGAAGTGAAAATTAGAAAAACAGGCGAAATGATTGAAGTTCGTCAAGATGAGCTACTAAATACGCTACCAATTCTTTTTGGAGATAAATAATTACTGATACAATTGTGCCAGATGAAACTCCACTCGTTCCATGTGAAAACGGGTCATGAGGGACATCTGGCTTTTATAAATTTGGATAAAGGGGTGTTATTCGGAATGACTGCAAAAGAGGAAGAAAAACAAGAACGATTTCAGCTGTTAATGACACAAATTGGTTTACAAGATGTAACTACTTACGAAGAATTCACGAAAGATGCTAAAATCGAAAAATTAGTCGCCGATAAGAAAAATAAAACTTGGCAATTTCATTTACACGTACCACAAATTTTCCCAGCTGCACTTTTTCATATGATGGATGTTGGAATGAAGCGTGCATTTAGCCAAATTGCAGAAACAGAAATGCAAATAGTTCCGGAAAATCAGACGATTAACGAAACACTTATTCAAGAGTATTGGAACTTGATTGTTGAGCCAATTGGAAAACAGTCACCAATGATCGGGAAACTTTTAATGGAGCAAAAGCCTACGTTCAAAGAGCCGCATTTTATTGAAGTAGCGGTTCATAATGATATGGAAGAAGCGACAAT
Proteins encoded:
- a CDS encoding proline--tRNA ligase; translated protein: MRQTMTFIPTLKEVPADAEVKSHQLLLRAGFIRQVASGIYSYLPLATLTLRKIEAIVREELEAIGAAEMLMPALQPAELWHESGRWADYGPELMRLKDRAARDFVLGPTHEELITSLLRDEIKSYKRLPITLYQIQTKFRDEKRPRFGLLRGREFIMKDAYSFHATSESLDETFELMHQAYSNIFSRCGLEFRSVIADSGSIGGNESKEFMALSDIGEDTIAYSDASDYAANTEMAPVLYMEKKSHELEKELEKVATENQKTIADIVEFLEVPIEKTMKSMLYQVDEEVIMVLVRGDHEVNDIKIKNALDATNVELVDPNVAFELLGANFGSLGPIGVPEKIRVFADNAVKDIVNAVAGANEDGYHYVNVNPNRDFEVTSYFDLRMIQAGDLSPDGQGVIKFAEGIEVGHIFKLGTKYSEAMNATILDENGRAQPIIMGCYGIGLSRILSAIAEQSNDENGLVWDKQISPFDLHLIPVNMKSEEQVAFAESLYDSLQKAGFSVLIDDRTERAGVKFADADLIGLPIRITVGKKAAEGIVEVKIRKTGEMIEVRQDELLNTLPILFGDK
- a CDS encoding 1-deoxy-D-xylulose-5-phosphate reductoisomerase is translated as MKKIILLGATGSIGTQTLTIIRENPEKFQLVAFSFGRNIERGRAIIQEFKPKMVAVWHTRDRVTLESEFPDVKFFNGLDGLREVATYLDGDVLLNAVMGSVGLLPTLDAIEAGKAIAIANKETLVTAGHLVMQAAKEKNISLLPVDSEHSAILQALNGENRERIEKIILTASGGSFRDKTREQLSEVTVKEALKHPNWNMGNKLTIDSATMFNKGLEVMEAHWLFGVDYDDIEVVIQRESIVHSMVQFVDGSFIAQLGTPDMRMPIQYALTYPDRLSIPYEKEFRITDFSALHFEEVNYERFPALKLAYNAGKIGGTMPTVLNAANEIAVAGFLNGQVAFYNIEALVENAMNRHTSISNPNLDTILQVDQETRAYVKTLL
- the rseP gene encoding RIP metalloprotease RseP — its product is MTTIIAFIFVFGLIVFFHELGHFLFAKRAGIMVKDFSIGFGPKIFAYRKKETQYTIRLLPIGGYVRMAGEDGEEIELKPGYRVGLELTPEETVSKIIVNGKDQYVNAQPIEVSLCDLEKELFIEGYEDYDDTKKVRYQVERNALVIDGKIETMITPYDRSFNAKSLGNRAMTIFAGPLFNFILAILIFTALAFVQGGVPSTDNTLGNIMPDGAAAQAGLEKGDEVLSINGKETKSWTDIVQSVSENPGKTLDFKIDRDGKTQDIDVKPATQKENGKEVGKIGVETPMDTSFTAKITNGFTQTWNWIVQIFTILGNMFTGGFSLDMLNGPVGIYTSTQQVVQYGFMTVLNWTAVLSINLGIVNLLPLPALDGGRLMFFLYELVRGKPIDPKKEGIIHFAGFALLMVLMILVTWNDIQRAFF
- a CDS encoding phosphatidate cytidylyltransferase; its protein translation is MKTRIITAVVALIFFIPFVVYGGIPFELLSILLATIALYEVLVMTKQRIFSMNGIITLLLMWLVVVPDRYLDFLDKLHITEMEVIFILMALLLANTVFSRNKFHFDQVGICMVAAFYTGFGFHYLALTREAGLMYVLFALFIVWSTDTGAYFIGKAIGKHKLAPNVSPNKTVEGFIGGIVCALVIAGGFYYFAELPGNIALVLALLVFLSIFGQLGDLVESALKRFYGVKDSGKILPGHGGILDRFDSLLFVLPLLHILQII